The genomic stretch TCCCGCGGGCTGGCCCAGGCGGAATCGACAACTCCCCGGAAGGGGGAGGACCCGATCCCTGCCGAGATGGAAGACATGATCGGGAAATCCCCTCTCATGGAAGGCCTGTTCAAGGCCATGGGCCGGGTGGCGGCAAGCGACGCCACGGTGCTCGTCCTGGGCGAGAGCGGCACGGGCAAGGAGCTTGTCGCCAGGGCCATCCACCGGTTCAGCAACCGGGTTGACGGCCCCTTCGTCGCCGTCAACGCCTCCGCCATCCCCAGTGAACTTCTGGAAAGCGTCCTCTTCGGCCACGAGAAAGGATCGTTCACCGGCGCCACCGACACCCGGAAGGGCAAGTTCGAACTCGCCGAAGGCGGCACCCTGTTCCTGGACGAGATCGGGGACATGCCAACAAACCTCCAGGCCAAGATCCTGCGGGTGCTGGAAAGTCGCGAGTTCGAAAGAGTGGGCGGACAGCGTTCCCTTGCCGCCGACGTCCGCGTTATCTCGGCCACGCACCGGGAGCTTTGGGACGCGGTGAAGGAGGGGGACTTCCGGGAGGACCTTTACTACCGCCTCAACGTGGTATCCCTGAGGATCCCGCCCCTTCGTGAGCGGAAAGAGGACATCCCCATCCTGGCCGGGCATTTCCTCAAGGTCTTCGCCGACGAGGCGGGCATCGAACCGAAGAGCCTGTCCGACCCCGCCATGGCGGCTCTCATCAGGCACGTGTGGCCCGGCAACGTCCGTGAACTGCTCAACACCCTCAAGAGGGCCTCGGTCCTGGCCACAGACAGGGTCATCCAGGTCGCGGACCTGGGTCTCACATCCGAGGGGGCCGACCGCGGGGCGGGGGAATCCTTCGAAGGTTTCCTGAGGGAGTGGCTGCAGGAGATCGTGGCGCCCTGGAGCGCCATGGAGGAAGGGGACCTGTACGACCAGGTCCTGTCCAAGGTGGAAAAACCGCTGTTCGAGATGACCATGAACTCGGTGAAAGGCAACCAGGTCCGCGCCGCCAGGGTGCTGGGGATAAACAGGAATACGCTTCGCGAGCGATTGAGAAA from bacterium encodes the following:
- a CDS encoding sigma-54 dependent transcriptional regulator is translated as MPKKILVIEDDQSMRWVLEKSLAREGHFVTTAPDGRSGLAAALEVTPDLVILDILMPDIDGLTVLRKLKESRPQVPVLIITAQNIMTHAVEAMRRGAYDYLPKPFDIAVLVERVSRGLAQAESTTPRKGEDPIPAEMEDMIGKSPLMEGLFKAMGRVAASDATVLVLGESGTGKELVARAIHRFSNRVDGPFVAVNASAIPSELLESVLFGHEKGSFTGATDTRKGKFELAEGGTLFLDEIGDMPTNLQAKILRVLESREFERVGGQRSLAADVRVISATHRELWDAVKEGDFREDLYYRLNVVSLRIPPLRERKEDIPILAGHFLKVFADEAGIEPKSLSDPAMAALIRHVWPGNVRELLNTLKRASVLATDRVIQVADLGLTSEGADRGAGESFEGFLREWLQEIVAPWSAMEEGDLYDQVLSKVEKPLFEMTMNSVKGNQVRAARVLGINRNTLRERLRKYELLKKKSGKE